The following proteins come from a genomic window of Polaribacter dokdonensis:
- a CDS encoding T9SS type B sorting domain-containing protein — translation MKKSLQHKIGLLFILFFCSTFFLYAQADTAPSITADGRQLFCVGSTINIVTDFSITDPDDTGLDNFFIQISEGYQTNFDLLQLTGNHPNIAASWNPNEGKLTLLPSNGTTQIEFSELESAVRSVVFSTTATDVAIEKIFSLTVDDANYLPTTDHFYEFVADEGITWAQARIQAENRTYFGREGYLATLTSQEEANFAGKQAAGAGWIGGSDEETEGEWKWVTGPEAGTVFWRGQVNGTTPNFAFWNNNEPNDFRGNNTTGEDYAHITDPSIGIPGAWNDLPNIGGTDLYIPRGYIVEYGKPGDNPLNIVASTSIYLPQILSTTSATLCESGSANISAVPSEGDILWYDAQTGGNLLATGNSYTTPFITENTTYFAAITVNGCNTYTRTAVTVIVNPKPQITSTTNDLVCSGSALLSAEANQGDVYWYETAISTSPIFIGDNYQTPNLNATTSYFVEANNLDCISANRTEVIAEVDSTVPNFSLLQPEFILCEDVGTVDLVTINPQGNYTYVWKREETLLTENTASINVSISGIYTVSAISEAGCISDELTILVSDSEKATITISDVIITDDSNNNSIQVASSNLGNGVYEFALDDEFGTYKDEGIFQNLSTGVHVLYVRDKGGCGTASLVFSILAYPKFFSPNGDNQNDVWQISGFDETFYTLSTVFIYDRFGVLLYKMDNNEGWNGITNGKPAPSNNYWFKVTLSDINNLSIEKTGNFSLIRK, via the coding sequence ATGAAAAAATCTCTACAACATAAAATTGGGTTACTTTTTATTCTATTCTTTTGTAGTACGTTCTTTTTATATGCTCAAGCAGATACTGCACCATCTATAACTGCAGATGGTAGGCAGCTTTTTTGTGTAGGATCTACTATAAATATAGTTACAGATTTTTCTATTACTGATCCAGATGATACTGGATTAGACAATTTTTTTATTCAGATTTCTGAAGGTTATCAAACCAATTTTGATTTATTACAATTAACAGGAAATCATCCAAACATTGCAGCCAGTTGGAACCCTAATGAAGGTAAACTAACGTTATTACCAAGTAATGGAACTACCCAAATTGAATTTTCAGAGTTAGAAAGTGCAGTAAGATCTGTAGTTTTTTCTACAACTGCAACTGATGTGGCAATAGAAAAGATTTTTTCACTTACTGTAGATGATGCAAATTATTTACCAACTACAGACCATTTCTATGAGTTTGTGGCAGATGAAGGCATTACATGGGCGCAAGCAAGAATACAAGCAGAAAATAGAACCTATTTTGGTAGAGAAGGATATTTAGCAACATTAACCTCACAAGAAGAAGCAAATTTTGCAGGGAAACAAGCTGCAGGTGCAGGTTGGATTGGTGGTTCTGATGAAGAAACAGAAGGCGAATGGAAATGGGTTACTGGCCCAGAAGCTGGCACTGTTTTTTGGCGAGGACAAGTGAATGGAACTACACCAAATTTTGCGTTCTGGAATAATAATGAACCTAATGATTTTAGAGGCAATAATACTACTGGAGAAGATTATGCACATATTACAGATCCTTCTATTGGAATTCCTGGTGCTTGGAACGATTTACCAAATATAGGAGGTACAGATTTATACATTCCTAGAGGATATATTGTAGAGTATGGAAAACCTGGAGATAACCCCTTAAATATTGTAGCTAGTACAAGTATTTATTTACCTCAAATATTGTCTACTACTTCAGCTACACTTTGCGAATCTGGTTCAGCAAACATATCTGCAGTGCCAAGTGAAGGAGATATTTTATGGTATGATGCTCAAACTGGAGGTAATCTTTTAGCTACAGGTAATAGTTATACAACTCCATTTATTACAGAAAATACAACCTATTTTGCAGCAATAACCGTAAACGGTTGTAATACATATACAAGAACTGCTGTAACTGTGATTGTTAACCCTAAACCACAAATTACAAGTACTACTAATGATTTGGTATGTTCTGGTTCAGCATTATTAAGTGCAGAAGCAAACCAAGGTGATGTTTATTGGTATGAAACAGCTATAAGTACTTCACCAATTTTTATTGGCGATAATTATCAAACGCCCAATTTGAATGCTACAACAAGTTATTTTGTAGAAGCCAATAATTTAGATTGTATTTCTGCAAACAGAACAGAAGTTATTGCAGAGGTAGATAGCACTGTGCCAAATTTTAGTCTGTTGCAGCCAGAATTTATTTTGTGTGAAGATGTAGGTACTGTAGATTTAGTAACTATAAATCCACAAGGTAATTACACTTATGTATGGAAAAGAGAAGAAACACTTCTTACCGAGAATACTGCAAGCATTAACGTAAGCATTTCAGGAATTTATACAGTGAGTGCAATTTCAGAAGCAGGTTGTATTTCTGATGAGCTCACTATTTTAGTTTCAGATTCAGAAAAAGCAACAATTACAATTAGTGATGTAATTATTACTGATGATTCTAATAATAATTCTATACAAGTTGCAAGTTCCAATCTTGGAAATGGAGTTTATGAATTTGCATTAGATGATGAATTTGGTACTTATAAAGATGAAGGCATTTTTCAAAATTTATCTACAGGAGTTCACGTACTTTATGTTAGAGATAAAGGTGGTTGTGGAACAGCAAGTTTGGTTTTTTCAATCTTAGCCTATCCAAAATTTTTCTCACCTAATGGAGACAATCAAAATGATGTTTGGCAAATCTCTGGTTTTGATGAAACCTTCTATACTTTATC
- a CDS encoding OsmC family protein yields the protein MVKNIVTTKWTQKSQFDSDNPSGHHLTMFDKSQDNGDVVGFAPKALMLSSLAGCSGLDVVSLLEKMRAEVAQFHIEVTAELTDEHPKFYNKVKVDYHFTDAELQPDKIQKAVNLSVTKYCGVMEMFRKFADVETEIHLHSL from the coding sequence ATGGTAAAAAATATAGTTACTACAAAATGGACACAGAAGTCGCAATTTGATTCAGATAATCCTAGTGGTCATCATTTAACAATGTTCGATAAATCTCAAGATAATGGAGATGTTGTTGGGTTTGCACCTAAAGCTTTAATGTTGTCTTCTTTGGCTGGTTGTTCTGGTTTAGATGTGGTTTCTCTTTTAGAAAAAATGAGAGCTGAAGTTGCTCAGTTTCATATTGAAGTTACTGCAGAACTTACAGATGAACATCCAAAATTTTACAATAAAGTAAAAGTAGATTATCATTTTACAGATGCAGAATTACAACCAGATAAAATTCAGAAAGCTGTAAATTTATCAGTAACAAAATACTGTGGAGTTATGGAAATGTTTCGAAAATTTGCTGATGTAGAAACAGAAATTCATTTACATAGTTTATAA
- the recJ gene encoding single-stranded-DNA-specific exonuclease RecJ codes for MRWTLKPAPNSEKVKALAKDLQVEPAIAKILCQRNIESFNDAKLFFRPSLEDIHDPFLMKDMDLAVERIDLAITNQENILVFGDYDVDGTTAVSLVASYLRTLTPNIATYIPDRYAEGYGVSYAGIDFAEDNDFSLIIALDCGIKAIEKVAYASEKKIDFIICDHHKPGAEIPNAVAVLNAKREDCFYPFDELCGCGVGFKLIQALGVSRKQNIEEFVPYLDLVATAIAADIVPMNGENRILAYYGLQVINQNPRNGIKALVHQVKKKVLTITDVVFIIAPRINAAGRMKHGNYAVELLTEMDFDSAVQFAADIEIFNADRKDLDKKITDEALIQIIDNEEEERYTSVVYQEDWHKGVIGIVASRLIEKYYRPTLVFTKSGDKLAASARSVKGFDVYNALQACSEFIEQFGGHKYAAGLTLLPENYTSFKNKFEEVVSKTIDKNLLTPEITIDTEIELSEITPKLLRILEQMAPFGPQNMKPVFQSNCVRDNGYGKQVGADKTHLKLNVFQGDNKQTFGAIGFNLGDKLEHVQNDFDIVYTLDENIWNGHKSIQLVLKDLK; via the coding sequence ATGAGATGGACTTTAAAACCAGCACCAAATTCAGAAAAAGTCAAAGCGCTTGCAAAAGATTTGCAAGTAGAACCTGCTATTGCCAAAATTCTTTGTCAAAGAAATATTGAATCTTTTAACGATGCTAAACTATTTTTCAGGCCCAGTTTAGAAGATATTCATGATCCTTTTTTAATGAAAGACATGGATTTGGCTGTTGAGAGAATTGACCTAGCAATTACCAACCAAGAAAACATTTTAGTTTTTGGCGATTATGATGTTGATGGAACAACAGCTGTATCTTTAGTTGCTTCTTATTTAAGAACGTTAACACCTAATATTGCAACCTATATTCCTGATAGATATGCAGAAGGTTATGGAGTTTCTTATGCAGGAATCGATTTTGCTGAAGACAATGATTTCTCTTTAATTATTGCTTTAGATTGTGGAATTAAAGCTATTGAAAAAGTAGCTTATGCTAGTGAAAAAAAGATTGATTTTATAATTTGTGATCATCATAAACCAGGAGCTGAAATACCAAATGCAGTTGCTGTTTTAAATGCAAAAAGAGAAGATTGCTTTTATCCTTTTGATGAATTGTGTGGTTGTGGAGTTGGTTTTAAATTAATACAAGCCTTAGGTGTTTCTAGAAAGCAAAACATAGAAGAATTTGTACCCTATTTAGATTTGGTTGCAACTGCAATTGCTGCAGATATAGTACCTATGAATGGCGAAAACAGAATTTTGGCTTATTATGGATTACAGGTAATTAATCAAAATCCTAGAAATGGAATTAAAGCATTAGTACATCAAGTAAAAAAGAAAGTACTAACCATTACAGACGTTGTTTTTATAATTGCACCAAGAATTAATGCTGCAGGTAGAATGAAACATGGTAATTACGCAGTTGAACTTTTAACGGAAATGGATTTTGATTCTGCTGTGCAATTTGCTGCAGACATTGAAATTTTTAATGCAGACAGAAAAGATCTAGATAAAAAAATTACAGATGAAGCCTTAATTCAAATCATTGATAATGAAGAAGAAGAACGTTATACATCTGTGGTTTATCAAGAAGATTGGCATAAAGGTGTTATTGGTATTGTAGCTTCTAGACTAATAGAAAAATATTACAGACCTACTTTAGTATTTACAAAAAGTGGAGATAAACTTGCTGCTTCTGCACGTTCTGTAAAAGGTTTTGATGTGTACAATGCCTTGCAAGCTTGCTCTGAGTTTATAGAGCAATTTGGAGGTCATAAATACGCAGCTGGCCTAACCTTATTACCTGAAAATTATACAAGTTTTAAAAATAAATTCGAAGAAGTTGTTTCCAAGACAATAGACAAAAATCTATTAACACCAGAAATTACCATTGATACTGAAATAGAATTGTCTGAAATTACACCAAAATTATTAAGAATTTTAGAACAAATGGCTCCTTTTGGACCTCAAAACATGAAGCCTGTTTTTCAATCGAATTGTGTTAGAGATAATGGTTATGGAAAACAAGTTGGTGCAGACAAAACACATTTAAAACTGAATGTTTTTCAAGGTGATAACAAACAAACTTTTGGAGCAATTGGGTTTAATTTGGGTGATAAATTAGAACATGTGCAAAATGATTTTGATATCGTTTACACACTAGATGAGAATATTTGGAATGGACACAAATCAATTCAATTAGTATTGAAAGATTTGAAGTGA
- a CDS encoding VOC family protein, whose product MKLGAFSNSLAVKDIQKSKAFYEKLGFSVFAGELEKNYLIMKNGNALIGLFQGMFENNIMTFNPGWDENATHLNDFDDVRKIQNHLKKEGVKLESEADETTSGPANFVVLDPDGNAILIDQHV is encoded by the coding sequence ATGAAATTAGGCGCATTTTCCAATAGTTTAGCAGTAAAAGATATACAAAAATCAAAAGCATTTTATGAGAAATTAGGTTTCTCTGTTTTTGCAGGCGAGTTAGAAAAGAACTATCTCATTATGAAAAACGGTAATGCATTAATAGGCCTTTTTCAAGGTATGTTCGAAAATAATATAATGACTTTTAACCCTGGTTGGGATGAAAATGCAACTCATTTAAATGATTTTGATGATGTTAGAAAAATTCAAAATCACCTTAAAAAAGAAGGTGTAAAGTTAGAATCTGAAGCAGATGAAACAACTTCTGGTCCAGCTAATTTTGTTGTTTTAGATCCAGATGGAAATGCCATTTTGATAGATCAGCATGTTTAA
- a CDS encoding helix-turn-helix domain-containing protein, with product MPTNPELELALSFIEKTDRNLFITGKAGTGKTTFLHQIKNESLKRLVIVAPTGVAAINAKGVTIHSFFQMPFGPILPNQTQNNQQRRFSKTKIDIIKSLDLVIIDEISMVRADLLDGIDQVMRRYKNRNKVFGGAQVLMIGDLQQLAPVVRPNEWSLLQQYYNTVYFFSSKAFQEANVVSIELKHIYRQKNEDFITILNEIRNDNLSDKSAKILNERYNPKFSPNADDNFITLTTHNRRANTINESELNKLKNRTHYFDAEVSGKFNENSFPNDEKLALKIGAQVMFIKNDSSPEKRYFNGKIGIVTDISRDSVTVQCPNEIDEIVTEREKWDNVNYSINDDTKEIKEDVIGSFSQIPLRLAWAITIHKSQGLTFDKAIIDAEASFAHGQTYVALSRCTSLEGLVLKTPITSSAIINDKTVSQFNESVEENHPDEADLIASEKDFQLNLMAELFDYQKFLYPISRLIDIFYKNQTSIKGDVIDHLQTIKDDGVVSLMKVANGFKNQLNALAENSVLPENSSPIQERFLKGVDYFLNTTTNNIQKPIDAIQFSTDNKAVKKDFSKQFDALQELLEEKVFALQKMKVGFKVQEYLQVRANAVLQKTEPKKKKKLSSKRDPILALKLRELRDDISKAAKIPHFQIFTQETLYAICDALPRSEKELLKISGMGKIRVQKYGEEILEVIEEYCLENGINKFNEQKKEDKKSTKQITFELFKSGLSIKEIAKERSLTSGTIESHLASFIPSGDVDILELIELKRYKKIINEIEEVEFKNLTELKEKVDKSFTFMELRMVLLSMER from the coding sequence ATGCCCACAAATCCTGAATTAGAACTTGCCTTAAGCTTTATCGAAAAAACCGATAGAAACCTATTTATTACAGGTAAAGCAGGTACAGGTAAAACTACTTTTTTACATCAAATTAAAAACGAATCTTTAAAAAGGTTGGTAATTGTTGCACCTACAGGAGTTGCAGCTATAAATGCAAAAGGTGTAACCATTCATTCTTTTTTTCAAATGCCTTTTGGGCCAATTCTACCTAATCAAACACAGAATAATCAACAACGTAGATTTTCAAAAACAAAAATTGATATTATTAAATCTTTAGATTTAGTAATTATTGATGAAATATCTATGGTTAGAGCAGATTTGTTAGATGGTATAGACCAAGTAATGCGTAGATACAAAAACAGAAATAAGGTTTTTGGTGGAGCACAAGTTTTAATGATTGGAGATTTGCAGCAATTGGCACCTGTTGTTAGGCCAAATGAATGGAGTTTATTACAACAATATTACAACACTGTATACTTTTTTAGTTCAAAGGCATTTCAAGAAGCCAATGTAGTTTCTATTGAATTAAAACATATTTATCGTCAGAAAAACGAAGATTTTATTACCATTCTTAACGAAATTAGAAACGATAATTTATCAGACAAATCTGCAAAAATTTTAAATGAAAGGTACAACCCTAAGTTTTCACCAAATGCAGATGATAATTTTATAACGCTAACTACTCATAACAGAAGAGCCAATACAATTAACGAATCTGAGCTGAATAAACTTAAAAATAGAACGCACTATTTTGATGCTGAAGTCTCAGGTAAATTCAATGAAAATTCTTTTCCAAATGATGAAAAACTAGCCCTTAAAATAGGTGCTCAAGTTATGTTTATTAAAAATGATTCATCACCAGAAAAAAGATATTTTAATGGTAAAATTGGTATAGTTACAGATATTTCTAGAGATAGTGTAACTGTGCAATGCCCAAATGAAATTGATGAAATTGTAACTGAAAGAGAAAAATGGGATAATGTAAATTACTCAATAAACGATGATACTAAAGAGATTAAAGAAGACGTAATTGGGTCTTTTTCGCAAATTCCTTTACGTTTAGCTTGGGCAATTACAATACATAAAAGTCAGGGTTTAACTTTTGACAAAGCTATTATTGATGCAGAAGCATCTTTTGCTCATGGGCAAACCTATGTGGCTTTAAGTAGGTGTACTTCATTAGAAGGTTTGGTCTTAAAAACACCAATTACTAGCAGTGCAATTATTAATGATAAAACTGTAAGCCAGTTTAATGAAAGTGTAGAAGAAAACCATCCAGATGAAGCAGATTTAATAGCTTCAGAAAAAGATTTTCAGCTAAACTTAATGGCTGAGTTGTTTGATTATCAAAAATTCCTGTATCCAATTTCTAGGCTAATAGATATTTTCTACAAAAACCAAACAAGTATAAAAGGTGATGTAATTGATCATCTACAAACCATAAAAGATGATGGAGTTGTAAGTTTGATGAAAGTTGCTAACGGATTTAAAAATCAACTAAACGCTTTAGCAGAAAACAGTGTTTTGCCAGAAAATAGCTCACCAATTCAAGAACGATTTTTAAAAGGTGTAGATTATTTTCTAAATACAACTACCAACAATATTCAAAAACCTATAGATGCTATTCAGTTTTCTACAGACAATAAAGCTGTAAAAAAAGACTTTTCTAAACAGTTTGATGCGTTGCAAGAACTTTTAGAAGAAAAAGTATTTGCACTACAAAAAATGAAAGTTGGGTTTAAAGTTCAAGAGTATTTGCAAGTGAGAGCAAATGCTGTTTTACAAAAGACTGAACCAAAAAAGAAGAAGAAATTAAGCTCTAAAAGAGATCCTATTTTGGCTTTAAAATTACGTGAGTTAAGAGATGATATTTCTAAAGCAGCCAAAATCCCACACTTTCAAATTTTTACACAAGAAACTTTGTATGCCATTTGCGATGCTTTACCAAGATCTGAAAAAGAGCTGCTAAAAATTTCAGGAATGGGTAAAATTAGAGTTCAAAAATATGGTGAAGAAATTTTAGAAGTAATAGAAGAGTATTGTTTAGAAAACGGAATTAATAAGTTTAATGAACAAAAGAAAGAAGACAAAAAATCTACCAAACAAATTACTTTTGAGTTGTTTAAATCTGGTTTATCAATTAAAGAAATTGCCAAAGAACGCAGTTTAACAAGTGGAACCATAGAAAGTCATTTAGCGAGTTTTATACCTTCAGGAGATGTTGATATTTTAGAATTGATTGAGTTAAAACGTTATAAGAAAATCATAAATGAAATTGAAGAAGTAGAGTTTAAAAACCTTACTGAATTAAAAGAAAAAGTAGATAAATCTTTCACTTTTATGGAATTGAGGATGGTTTTGCTTTCTATGGAAAGATAA
- a CDS encoding DUF2200 domain-containing protein, which produces MSTTTKEHNERIASMKFFSVYPHYVTKIEKKGRSINELHQVIEWLTGFNSDKLQQLIEGKVTFETFFNQATIHENAHLIKGVICGYRIEDLDNELTKKVRYLDKLVDELAKGKKMEKILRSKS; this is translated from the coding sequence ATGAGTACAACCACCAAAGAACATAATGAACGAATAGCAAGTATGAAGTTCTTTTCTGTCTATCCTCATTACGTAACCAAAATTGAAAAGAAAGGAAGAAGCATCAATGAACTGCATCAAGTTATTGAATGGTTAACAGGTTTTAATTCAGATAAACTTCAACAATTAATAGAGGGTAAAGTAACCTTTGAAACTTTTTTTAATCAGGCTACAATACACGAAAATGCGCATCTTATTAAAGGTGTAATTTGTGGATATAGAATTGAAGATTTAGATAATGAATTAACTAAAAAAGTAAGATATTTAGACAAATTAGTAGATGAATTAGCAAAAGGTAAAAAAATGGAAAAAATTTTGCGCTCTAAATCATAA
- the odhB gene encoding 2-oxoglutarate dehydrogenase complex dihydrolipoyllysine-residue succinyltransferase, which produces MSVLEMKVPSPGESITEVEIATWLVEDGDYVEKDQPIAEVDSDKATLELPAEESGIITLKAEEGDAVAVGEVVCLIDTSASKPEGGDSSTEEKPTKEAPTQEHKVSPAVEKKETYASGVASPAAKKVLAEKGIEASTVKGTGKDGRITKEDAVKAVPSMGTQPANGTRGTERKKMSMLRRKVAERLVAVKSETAMLTTFNEVNMQPIFDLRSEYKEDFRAKHGVGLGFMSFFTLAVVRALKMYPDVNSMIDGDYQIKHDFQDISIAVSGPKGLMVPVIRNAEDLSFRGVESEVKRLALRARDGQITIDEMTGGTFTITNGGVFGSMLSTPIINPPQSAILGMHNIVERPIAVDGGVTIAPIMYVALSYDHRIIDGRESVGFLVAIKEALENPVELLMDNNPTKALEM; this is translated from the coding sequence ATGAGTGTTTTAGAAATGAAAGTTCCTTCTCCAGGAGAATCAATCACAGAAGTAGAAATTGCAACTTGGTTAGTTGAAGATGGAGATTATGTTGAGAAAGATCAACCCATTGCAGAAGTAGATTCAGACAAAGCAACTTTAGAATTACCTGCAGAAGAAAGCGGAATTATCACTTTAAAAGCAGAAGAAGGTGATGCTGTTGCTGTAGGTGAAGTTGTATGTTTAATTGATACAAGCGCTTCTAAACCAGAAGGAGGAGATTCATCAACTGAAGAAAAACCAACCAAAGAAGCTCCAACACAAGAGCACAAAGTTTCTCCAGCAGTAGAAAAGAAAGAAACATACGCTTCAGGTGTAGCATCTCCTGCAGCTAAAAAAGTATTAGCAGAAAAAGGTATTGAAGCTTCTACTGTAAAAGGTACAGGTAAAGATGGTAGAATTACTAAAGAAGATGCAGTAAAAGCTGTACCATCTATGGGAACTCAACCTGCAAACGGAACTCGTGGAACTGAGCGTAAGAAAATGTCTATGTTACGTAGAAAAGTTGCAGAACGTTTAGTAGCTGTAAAAAGCGAAACTGCAATGTTAACTACGTTTAACGAAGTAAACATGCAACCAATTTTTGATTTAAGATCTGAGTATAAAGAAGATTTTAGAGCAAAACATGGTGTTGGCTTAGGATTCATGTCTTTCTTTACTTTGGCAGTAGTTAGAGCATTAAAAATGTATCCAGATGTAAACTCTATGATTGATGGAGATTACCAAATTAAACACGATTTTCAAGATATTTCTATAGCAGTTTCTGGACCAAAAGGATTAATGGTTCCAGTAATTAGAAATGCAGAAGATTTATCTTTTAGAGGTGTAGAAAGCGAAGTAAAACGTTTGGCTTTAAGAGCTAGAGATGGTCAAATTACGATTGATGAAATGACAGGTGGTACATTTACAATCACAAATGGTGGTGTATTTGGTTCTATGTTATCTACTCCAATTATTAACCCACCTCAAAGTGCAATTTTAGGAATGCACAATATTGTGGAAAGACCAATAGCTGTAGATGGTGGGGTAACTATTGCACCAATTATGTATGTAGCTTTATCTTACGATCATAGAATTATTGATGGTAGAGAATCTGTAGGTTTCTTAGTAGCAATTAAAGAAGCATTAGAAAATCCTGTAGAATTATTGATGGATAACAATCCAACAAAAGCATTAGAAATGTAA